Proteins found in one Terriglobales bacterium genomic segment:
- the ligD gene encoding non-homologous end-joining DNA ligase — translation MPLEEYKKKRRFEATPEPPPKLGKRDQHRFVVQKHHATRLHYDFRLEMDGVLKSWAVPKGPSLDPGDKRLAMMVEDHPVSYFDFEGIIPEGNYGAGTVQVWDVGTWTPIGDPRAALAKGDLKFELKGKKLKGSFVLARMRSRRPGSKGNEWLLIKHRDAAVQSPFDAGDRKLDWSVLTRRSLAQIGGDPKAREWQSSKKSAARGGGKAWLAESIAVADRKKRLSAEHAESAEKGTKKKKGARSSNKAPKSVSEEDRSLPGPREKEKKSSAGSASSAVKGLKGAVAAPMPRAVTPMLATLVDEPFDDPQWLFEIKWDGYRAVAYLDGGDVRLVSRNQNDFTAGFPEVAKAIAEAVRAKRAVLDGEIVALDPEGRPSFSLMQQRTGMDTGRPGKIGILRRDVPIVFYAFDLLWLEGYSLMKVDLEQRKKLLHSLMQKHERVHYSDHIEGHGKALYKVAQERALEGILAKRRASCYLTKRSREWLKIKITQRIECVIGGYTDPKGSRANFGSVILGLYDDKGRLIHVGQAGSGFTEQSHAAMWKQLKARATDKNPFTGRVDTLRKNHWVKPELVCEIKFIEWTHEGETGQVKMRAPVYQGLRADKKPKDCKFERPKSAKKEVAKAEAGEEG, via the coding sequence ATGCCCCTCGAGGAATACAAGAAGAAACGGCGTTTTGAAGCGACGCCCGAGCCGCCGCCGAAGCTCGGCAAGCGCGACCAGCACCGCTTCGTGGTGCAGAAGCACCACGCCACGCGCCTGCACTACGACTTTCGCCTGGAGATGGATGGCGTCCTGAAGTCGTGGGCGGTGCCGAAGGGCCCGTCGCTCGACCCCGGCGACAAGCGCCTGGCGATGATGGTCGAGGACCATCCCGTCAGCTACTTCGATTTCGAAGGCATCATCCCCGAAGGCAACTACGGCGCCGGCACGGTGCAGGTGTGGGACGTCGGAACGTGGACGCCCATCGGCGATCCGCGCGCCGCGCTCGCCAAGGGTGACCTCAAGTTCGAACTCAAGGGCAAGAAGCTGAAGGGCTCGTTCGTGCTGGCGCGCATGCGCTCGCGCCGCCCGGGTTCGAAGGGCAACGAGTGGCTGCTCATCAAGCACCGCGACGCCGCGGTCCAGAGCCCGTTCGACGCCGGCGACAGGAAGCTCGACTGGTCGGTGCTGACCAGGCGCTCGCTCGCCCAGATCGGCGGCGACCCCAAGGCGCGCGAGTGGCAGAGCAGCAAGAAGTCGGCGGCGCGCGGCGGCGGCAAGGCATGGCTGGCCGAGTCGATCGCCGTCGCCGACCGGAAAAAGCGCCTCAGCGCAGAGCACGCAGAGAGCGCAGAGAAAGGCACAAAGAAGAAGAAAGGGGCACGCTCGTCCAACAAGGCCCCGAAATCCGTCTCGGAGGAAGACCGAAGTCTTCCGGGCCCAAGGGAAAAAGAAAAGAAGTCCTCAGCGGGCTCTGCGAGCTCTGCGGTAAAGGGTTTGAAGGGCGCAGTCGCCGCCCCCATGCCGCGCGCCGTCACTCCCATGCTCGCGACGCTGGTGGACGAGCCCTTCGACGACCCGCAGTGGCTGTTCGAGATCAAGTGGGACGGCTACCGCGCCGTCGCCTATCTCGACGGCGGCGACGTGCGCCTGGTCTCGCGCAACCAGAACGACTTCACCGCCGGGTTTCCCGAGGTCGCCAAAGCCATCGCGGAAGCGGTGCGCGCGAAGCGCGCGGTGCTCGACGGCGAGATCGTCGCGCTCGACCCTGAAGGCCGTCCGTCGTTCTCTCTCATGCAGCAGCGCACCGGCATGGACACCGGCCGTCCGGGCAAGATCGGCATCTTACGGCGCGACGTCCCCATCGTCTTCTACGCCTTCGACCTGCTCTGGCTCGAGGGCTACTCGCTCATGAAGGTGGACCTGGAGCAGCGCAAGAAGCTGCTGCACTCGCTCATGCAGAAGCACGAGCGCGTGCACTACTCCGACCACATCGAGGGCCACGGCAAGGCGCTCTACAAGGTCGCGCAGGAGCGCGCCCTCGAGGGCATCCTGGCCAAGCGGCGCGCGAGCTGCTACCTGACGAAGCGCTCGCGCGAGTGGCTGAAGATCAAGATCACGCAACGCATCGAGTGCGTCATCGGCGGCTACACCGACCCCAAGGGCTCGCGCGCGAACTTCGGCTCCGTCATTCTCGGGCTGTACGACGACAAGGGACGCCTCATCCACGTCGGCCAGGCGGGCTCGGGCTTCACCGAGCAGTCGCACGCCGCGATGTGGAAGCAGCTCAAGGCGCGCGCGACCGACAAGAACCCGTTCACCGGGCGCGTGGACACGCTGCGCAAGAACCACTGGGTGAAGCCGGAGCTGGTGTGCGAGATCAAGTTCATCGAGTGGACGCACGAGGGCGAGACCGGACAGGTCAAGATGCGCGCGCCCGTCTACCAGGGCCTGCGCGCCGACAAGAAACCGAAAGACTGCAAGTTCGAGCGCCCGAAGTCGGCGAAGAAGGAAGTCGCCAAGGCGGAAGCGGGAGAAGAGGGCTAG
- a CDS encoding M28 family peptidase — protein sequence MTRRVVTTLILLVACACLPLRAQTSPFLPQDLYDKLNNELSGDRAYDSLRELTRYHVPNGAGRDFYAAAAWIETQAKAAGLEDVKLHRLPYDGHAWSPTSGDLWLIESSVDGKPLPQPRETRLISYPEIGVAIADNSRPVKAEAELIDVGAGTDAKDYEGKDVKGKIVLASGAVRTVESEAVWKRGALGIVSYYSSRINPSDYPDQVAWSSVHPEPDKEGHQPSFAMMISWRQGAELHQRLQARRVADSMAPEGFRTAPPDALKVRVSIESVVDPNPTQGIVEGWIRGTKNHDQQVVLTAHIQEERTSANDDRSGCANVLEIARALVKLINEGKLPRPERDIRFWWVNEIDAPYMYFAVHPEERAKIFVDINQDMVGANQTVGGLSRVQHVTRTPWSRPTFFNDVVESVVMSLYYGNNAYLAPRSGGNLAPGSPYTRPIYSHLGSRDRYSVEIVPFFTQSDHMVFNDGQIAATHGGVTFTNWPDEYIHSTGDDMWQMDPTQFKRNALAVSALAWFMANAGPKEGAVIADLLDSTGPARVARDTAAARMAALQGTATADDEFYVKYFSWQREIAARKSLVTIAPGAAFLRPQLGGGLYAQTFLTSGGPHPDPQMASRIPVPIPNLPDYFKHMREDLKRVPGLHGYMRYEALNFMDGKRSVWDIYAAVRAESLATGEWYYGKITPEMIQQLFDNAATAGMITWKEPAPAKPSKPRQKK from the coding sequence ATGACTCGTCGTGTCGTGACCACCCTAATCCTGCTTGTAGCGTGCGCCTGCTTACCGCTCCGCGCGCAGACCTCGCCCTTCTTGCCGCAGGACCTCTACGACAAGCTCAACAACGAGCTCTCCGGCGACCGCGCCTACGACTCGCTGCGCGAGCTGACCAGGTACCACGTCCCCAACGGCGCCGGCCGCGACTTCTACGCCGCCGCCGCCTGGATCGAGACGCAGGCGAAGGCCGCCGGCCTCGAAGACGTGAAGCTCCACCGCCTACCCTACGACGGCCACGCCTGGTCGCCCACCTCCGGCGACCTCTGGCTGATCGAGTCGTCGGTCGACGGCAAGCCGCTGCCACAGCCGCGCGAGACGCGCCTCATCAGCTATCCCGAGATCGGCGTGGCCATCGCCGACAACTCGCGCCCGGTGAAGGCCGAGGCCGAGCTCATCGACGTCGGCGCCGGCACCGACGCCAAGGACTACGAAGGCAAGGACGTCAAAGGCAAGATCGTGCTGGCGTCGGGCGCGGTGCGCACGGTCGAGAGCGAAGCGGTCTGGAAGCGCGGCGCGCTCGGCATCGTCTCGTACTACTCGTCGCGCATCAATCCCAGCGACTACCCCGACCAGGTGGCGTGGTCGAGCGTGCATCCCGAGCCGGACAAGGAAGGCCACCAGCCGAGCTTCGCGATGATGATCTCGTGGCGCCAGGGCGCGGAGCTGCACCAGCGGCTCCAGGCGCGACGCGTCGCCGACAGCATGGCGCCCGAGGGCTTCCGCACCGCCCCGCCGGACGCGCTGAAGGTCCGCGTCAGCATCGAGAGCGTCGTCGATCCCAACCCGACGCAGGGCATCGTGGAAGGCTGGATCCGCGGCACCAAGAATCACGACCAGCAGGTCGTCTTGACCGCGCACATCCAGGAAGAGCGCACCAGCGCCAACGACGACCGCTCCGGTTGCGCCAACGTGCTGGAGATCGCGCGCGCGCTCGTCAAGCTGATCAACGAGGGCAAGCTGCCGCGGCCCGAGCGCGACATCCGCTTCTGGTGGGTCAACGAGATCGACGCGCCCTACATGTACTTCGCGGTGCATCCCGAGGAGCGCGCGAAGATCTTCGTCGACATCAACCAGGACATGGTGGGCGCCAACCAGACCGTCGGCGGGCTCTCGCGCGTGCAGCACGTCACGCGCACGCCGTGGTCGCGCCCCACGTTCTTCAACGACGTGGTCGAGTCGGTGGTGATGTCCCTCTACTACGGCAACAACGCGTACCTGGCGCCGCGCTCCGGCGGGAACCTCGCGCCCGGCTCGCCCTACACGCGGCCCATCTACTCGCACCTCGGCTCGCGCGACCGGTATTCCGTCGAGATCGTGCCCTTCTTCACGCAGAGCGACCACATGGTGTTCAACGACGGCCAGATCGCCGCGACGCACGGCGGCGTCACCTTCACGAACTGGCCGGACGAGTACATCCACTCCACCGGCGACGACATGTGGCAGATGGACCCGACGCAGTTCAAGCGCAACGCGCTGGCGGTGAGCGCGCTGGCGTGGTTCATGGCGAATGCGGGACCGAAGGAAGGCGCGGTCATTGCCGACCTGCTCGATTCGACTGGACCGGCGCGAGTGGCTCGAGACACGGCGGCGGCCCGCATGGCAGCACTCCAGGGCACTGCGACAGCTGACGACGAGTTCTATGTGAAATACTTCTCGTGGCAGCGCGAGATCGCAGCGCGCAAGTCGCTAGTAACGATCGCTCCCGGCGCCGCTTTCCTTCGCCCCCAGTTGGGTGGCGGTCTATACGCGCAGACTTTCCTGACTTCTGGCGGCCCGCATCCGGACCCCCAGATGGCCTCTCGCATCCCCGTCCCCATCCCCAACCTCCCCGACTACTTCAAGCACATGCGCGAGGACCTGAAGCGCGTCCCCGGGCTGCACGGCTACATGCGCTACGAGGCGCTGAACTTCATGGACGGCAAGCGCTCCGTCTGGGACATCTACGCCGCCGTGCGCGCCGAGTCGCTCGCCACCGGCGAGTGGTACTACGGCAAGATCACGCCCGAGATGATCCAGCAACTGTTCGACAACGCCGCCACCGCCGGCATGATCACGTGGAAGGAACCGGCGCCAGCCAAGCCTTCCAAACCGCGTCAGAAGAAATGA
- a CDS encoding GIY-YIG nuclease family protein produces the protein MYKYYFVYIMSNKAHRLYTGITSTLEKRVLQHKHHLLGGFTKQYNFDRLVYFERFSRVTNAIAREKEIKGWVRAKKIALIEQENPWWHDLSDEWYEKEPKPLSRK, from the coding sequence ATGTACAAGTACTACTTCGTCTACATCATGTCGAACAAAGCTCACCGGCTTTACACCGGCATCACGAGCACGCTCGAGAAGCGCGTGCTCCAGCACAAACACCATCTTCTGGGCGGGTTCACGAAGCAGTACAACTTCGACCGGCTGGTCTACTTCGAGCGCTTCAGCCGGGTGACGAACGCGATCGCGCGCGAGAAGGAGATCAAAGGCTGGGTTCGCGCGAAGAAGATCGCTCTCATCGAGCAGGAGAATCCATGGTGGCATGACCTGAGCGACGAGTGGTATGAGAAGGAGCCGAAGCCGCTCTCACGGAAATGA